A section of the Sebastes fasciatus isolate fSebFas1 chromosome 21, fSebFas1.pri, whole genome shotgun sequence genome encodes:
- the eif2s3 gene encoding eukaryotic translation initiation factor 2 subunit 3, translating to MAGDESGTTLGQPHLARQDLRSLDVSTLTPLSHEIISRQATINIGTIGHVAHGKSTVVKAISGVHTVRFKNELERNITIKLGYANAKVYKLEDPSCPRPECYRSCGSSTPDEFPSDITGTKGNFKLVRHVSFVDCPGHDILMATMLNGAAVMDAALLLIAGNESCPQPQTSEHLAAIEIMKLKHILILQNKIDLVKESQAKEQYEQILAFVQGTVAEGAPIIPISAQLKYNIEVVCEYIVKKIPVPIRDFISEPRLIVIRSFDVNKPGCEVDDLKGGVAGGSILKGVLKVGQEIEVRPGIVSKDHEGKLMCKPIFSKIVSLFAEHNDLQYAAPGGLIGVGTKIDPTLCRADRMVGQVLGAVGALPEIFTELEISYFLLRRLLGVRTEGDKKAAKVQKLSKNEVLMVNIGSLSTGGRVSAVKADLAKIVLTNPVCTEVGEKIALSRRVEKHWRLIGWGQIRRGVTITPTVDDD from the exons ATGGCGGGTGATGAGTCTGGAACAACGCTCGGTCAGCCTCATCTGGCCAGACAAGACCTCCGTTCTCTG GATGTGTCTACCTTGACGCCTCTCTCTCACGAGATCATCAGCAGACAGGCCACCATCAATATTG GCACCATCGGTCATGTGGCCCATGGAAAGTCCACAGTAGTGAAGGCCATTTCTGGTGTTCACACTGTCAGGTTCAAGAACGAGCTGGAGAGGAACATCACCATCAAGCTAGGATATGCTAACGCTAAG GTCTATAAGCTGGAAGACCCCAGCTGTCCCAGGCCAGAGTGCTACAGATCGTGTGGCAGCAGCACTCCTGATGAGTTTCCCTCAGACATCACCGGCACGAAGGGCAACTTCAAGCTGGTCAG aCACGTGTCATTTGTGGACTGTCCTGGTCACGACATTTTGATGGCAACCATGTTGAACGGAGCCGCCGTCATGGACGCAGCCCTCCTGCTTATTG CGGGTAACGAGTCGTGTCCTCAGCCCCAGACGTCAGAGCATCTGGCCGCCATCGAGATCATGAAACTGAAGCACATCCTCATCCTGCAGAACAAGATTGACCTGGTGAAGGAGAGCCAGGCCAAAGAGCAGTACGAGCAGATCCTCGCCTTCGTACAGG GCACGGTGGCAGAGGGCGCTCCCATCATTCCTATCTCAGCTCAGCTGAAGTACAACATTGAGGTGGTTTGTGAGTACATCGTCAAAAAGATCCCAGTGCCCATCAGAGACTTCATCTCCGAACCCAGACTCATCg TCATCAGATCTTTTGACGTGAACAAGCCCGGCTGTGAAGTCGATGACTTGAAAGGAGGCGTGGCGGGAGGAAGTATCCTGAAGGGTGTGCTCAAG GTGGGTCAAGAGATCGAGGTGCGGCCAGGTATCGTGTCCAAAGACCACGAAGGAAAGCTGATGTGCAAACCCATCTTCTCCAAGATCGTCTCTTTGTTCGCCGAACACAACGACCTTCAGTACGCTGCGCCCGGAGGCCTTATCG gcgTGGGCACTAAGATCGACCCGACACTGTGCCGAGCGGATCGTATGGTCGGTCAGGTGCTGGGCGCCGTCGGAGCGTTGCCAGAGATCTTCACCGAGCTCGAGATCTCCTACTTCCTGCTCAGGAGGCTGCTGGGAGTCCGCACAGAGGGGGACAAGAAGGCTGCCAAG GTCCAGAAGCTGTCTAAGAACGAGGTGCTGATGGTGAACATCGGCTCGTTGTCGACAGGCGGCCGCGTCAGCGCCGTGAAGGCCGATCTGGCCAAGATCGTCCTCACCAACCCCGTCTGCACAGAGGTCGGAGAGAAGATCGCTCTGAGTCGACGTGTGGAGAAACATTGGCG TCTGATTGGATGGGGGCAGATCAGGAGGGGCGTGACCATCACACCCACAGTGGACGACGACTGA
- the lrrc31 gene encoding leucine-rich repeat-containing protein 31 isoform X2 — protein sequence MDSADGQRGRDGGTQRRSPLDLIMNQIRRKRTAADRKPLGRFLSRDRTGIPEDGEAEVREERGVAEAAEGERDAGWGRVCVFLQRLGKKADSRSLSLAHCDLTATDLLELATLLQFLPHLEEVDVSWNELIGGCLTALTSHLQQVGGIRTLLLCSCRLNADDVIALGEALGSVPLLEILDLSWNSGVGGGALQGLLGKLHPPLRELHLVACQLTAADATVLGGMLFALPRLGVLDVSCNPQLTQEVDADGFRALAASLSHATSLATLRLQACGLTADSLDALGDSLRCLPSVRELDLSCNKSLAGGLSLLTLHLAHITHLERLDLHLCCLTHTDLVALIQVLPSLTALTELDVSSNKEAGGVVHPLVAALPLTQMRRLPLNSCSLNEESFTALALAVPFLRSVDVSWCKVVGGRLALLLDALQPSVIVELRLSSCELTTDDLRHLASVCKRGFLSSLLVLDLSYNGSVGDDGWSSLFAAGGLGSLEDVDLSLRPLTSAPCSAWLPALLCALPRLPALARLAAQRWTIGSRDRKQLNHSLRKRSVLLEWDPPNTDAAFSSCKATNQESPEEGRPEE from the exons ATGGATTCAGCAG ATGGTCAGCGGGGGCGGGACGGCGGCACTCAGAGGCGTTCCCCTCTCGACCTCATCATGAACCAGATCCGCAGAAAGCGCACGGCCGCAGACAGGAAGCCGCTGGGACGCTTCCTGTCCCGAGACCGGACGGGGATCCCTGAGGATGGAGAGGCGGAGGTCAGGGAGGAGAGAG gCGTGGCTGAGGCAGCGGAGGGTGAGCGAGACGCCGGCTGGGGTcgagtgtgtgttttcctgcagaGGTTGGGGAAGAAGGCGGACAGCCGGAGCCTCAGTCTGgctcactgtgacctcacagccACAGACCTGCTGGAGCTAG cgACGTTGCTCCAGTTTCTCCCTCATCTGGAGGAGGTGGACGTCTCCTGGAACGAGCTGATCGGCGGGTGTCTGACGGCGCTGACCTCTCATCTCCAGCAAGTGGGTGGcatcagaacgctgctgctctgcagctgCAGGCTGAACGCTGATGATGTCATTGCGCTGG GTGAAGCTCTCGGCAGCGTGCCTCTCTTGGAGATCCTCGATTTGTCCTGGAACAGCGGCGTCGGGGGCGGCGCTTTGCAAGGCCTGCTGGGTAAACTTCACCCACCACTGAGGGAGCTCCACCTGGTGGCCTGCCAGCTCACTGCAGCTGATGCTACTGTACTGG GAGGAATGCTGTTTGCTCTCCCCAGACTCGGTGTGTTGGACGTCTCCTGTAATCCTCAGCTCACACAGGAAGTTGATGCCGACGGCTTCAGAGCGCTGGCCGCCTCACTCTCTCACGCCACCTCCCTCGCCACGCTTCGACTACAGGCCTGCGGTCTGACGGCGGACAGCCTCGATGCTCTCG GTGATTCGCTCCGCTGCCTCCCGTCAGTGCGAGAGTTGGATCTGTCCTGTAACAAAAGTCTGGCTGGAGGACTGAGcctcctcacgctccacctggCTCACATCACACACCTGGAGCGCCTCGACCTCCACCTCtgctgcctcacacacaccgaCCTGGTCGCCCTGA TCCAGGTGCTTCCCTCTCTGACGGCGCTGACGGAGCTCGACGTGTCGTCCAATAAGGAGGCAGGGGGCGTGGTCCACCCGCTGGTCGCCGCCCTCCCTCTGACGCAGATGAGGCGTCTGCCGCTCAACAGCTGCAGCCTGAACGAGGAGTCCTTTACTGCTCTGG ctctGGCCGTGCCGTTCCTGCGCAGTGTGGATGTTTCCTGGTGTAAAGTAGTTGGCGGACGTCTGGCGCTGCTGCTGGACGCCTTGCAGCCGTCGGTCATCGTGGAGCTCCGCCTCAGCAGCTGTGAGCTCACCACTGATGACCTGCGTCACctag CGTCCGTGTGCAAACGTGGCTTCCTGTCCTCTCTGCTGGTGTTGGATCTGTCCTACAACGGCTCTGTAGGAGATGACGGCTGGTCCTCCCTGTTCGCAGCAGGAGGCCTGGGCTCTCTGGAGGATGTCGACCTCAGCCTacgacctttgacctcagcTCCCTGCTCGGCCTGGCTGCCGGCGCTGCTCTGCGCTCTGCCCCGGCTGCCCGCGCTGGCTCGGCTGGCGGCGCAGCGGTGGACGATCGGATCTCGGGACAGGAAGCAGCTGAACCACAgcctgaggaagaggagcgtcCTGCTGGAGTGGGATCCACCGAATACAGACGCAGCATTTTCATCATGTAAGGCGACCAATCAGGAGAGTCCTGAGGAAGGTCGTCCTGAGGAGTAG
- the lrrc31 gene encoding leucine-rich repeat-containing protein 31 isoform X1 — protein sequence MDSADGQRGRDGGTQRRSPLDLIMNQIRRKRTAADRKPLGRFLSRDRTGIPEDGEAEVREERGQSSGVAEAAEGERDAGWGRVCVFLQRLGKKADSRSLSLAHCDLTATDLLELATLLQFLPHLEEVDVSWNELIGGCLTALTSHLQQVGGIRTLLLCSCRLNADDVIALGEALGSVPLLEILDLSWNSGVGGGALQGLLGKLHPPLRELHLVACQLTAADATVLGGMLFALPRLGVLDVSCNPQLTQEVDADGFRALAASLSHATSLATLRLQACGLTADSLDALGDSLRCLPSVRELDLSCNKSLAGGLSLLTLHLAHITHLERLDLHLCCLTHTDLVALIQVLPSLTALTELDVSSNKEAGGVVHPLVAALPLTQMRRLPLNSCSLNEESFTALALAVPFLRSVDVSWCKVVGGRLALLLDALQPSVIVELRLSSCELTTDDLRHLASVCKRGFLSSLLVLDLSYNGSVGDDGWSSLFAAGGLGSLEDVDLSLRPLTSAPCSAWLPALLCALPRLPALARLAAQRWTIGSRDRKQLNHSLRKRSVLLEWDPPNTDAAFSSCKATNQESPEEGRPEE from the exons ATGGATTCAGCAG ATGGTCAGCGGGGGCGGGACGGCGGCACTCAGAGGCGTTCCCCTCTCGACCTCATCATGAACCAGATCCGCAGAAAGCGCACGGCCGCAGACAGGAAGCCGCTGGGACGCTTCCTGTCCCGAGACCGGACGGGGATCCCTGAGGATGGAGAGGCGGAGGTCAGGGAGGAGAGAGGTCAGAGCTCAG gCGTGGCTGAGGCAGCGGAGGGTGAGCGAGACGCCGGCTGGGGTcgagtgtgtgttttcctgcagaGGTTGGGGAAGAAGGCGGACAGCCGGAGCCTCAGTCTGgctcactgtgacctcacagccACAGACCTGCTGGAGCTAG cgACGTTGCTCCAGTTTCTCCCTCATCTGGAGGAGGTGGACGTCTCCTGGAACGAGCTGATCGGCGGGTGTCTGACGGCGCTGACCTCTCATCTCCAGCAAGTGGGTGGcatcagaacgctgctgctctgcagctgCAGGCTGAACGCTGATGATGTCATTGCGCTGG GTGAAGCTCTCGGCAGCGTGCCTCTCTTGGAGATCCTCGATTTGTCCTGGAACAGCGGCGTCGGGGGCGGCGCTTTGCAAGGCCTGCTGGGTAAACTTCACCCACCACTGAGGGAGCTCCACCTGGTGGCCTGCCAGCTCACTGCAGCTGATGCTACTGTACTGG GAGGAATGCTGTTTGCTCTCCCCAGACTCGGTGTGTTGGACGTCTCCTGTAATCCTCAGCTCACACAGGAAGTTGATGCCGACGGCTTCAGAGCGCTGGCCGCCTCACTCTCTCACGCCACCTCCCTCGCCACGCTTCGACTACAGGCCTGCGGTCTGACGGCGGACAGCCTCGATGCTCTCG GTGATTCGCTCCGCTGCCTCCCGTCAGTGCGAGAGTTGGATCTGTCCTGTAACAAAAGTCTGGCTGGAGGACTGAGcctcctcacgctccacctggCTCACATCACACACCTGGAGCGCCTCGACCTCCACCTCtgctgcctcacacacaccgaCCTGGTCGCCCTGA TCCAGGTGCTTCCCTCTCTGACGGCGCTGACGGAGCTCGACGTGTCGTCCAATAAGGAGGCAGGGGGCGTGGTCCACCCGCTGGTCGCCGCCCTCCCTCTGACGCAGATGAGGCGTCTGCCGCTCAACAGCTGCAGCCTGAACGAGGAGTCCTTTACTGCTCTGG ctctGGCCGTGCCGTTCCTGCGCAGTGTGGATGTTTCCTGGTGTAAAGTAGTTGGCGGACGTCTGGCGCTGCTGCTGGACGCCTTGCAGCCGTCGGTCATCGTGGAGCTCCGCCTCAGCAGCTGTGAGCTCACCACTGATGACCTGCGTCACctag CGTCCGTGTGCAAACGTGGCTTCCTGTCCTCTCTGCTGGTGTTGGATCTGTCCTACAACGGCTCTGTAGGAGATGACGGCTGGTCCTCCCTGTTCGCAGCAGGAGGCCTGGGCTCTCTGGAGGATGTCGACCTCAGCCTacgacctttgacctcagcTCCCTGCTCGGCCTGGCTGCCGGCGCTGCTCTGCGCTCTGCCCCGGCTGCCCGCGCTGGCTCGGCTGGCGGCGCAGCGGTGGACGATCGGATCTCGGGACAGGAAGCAGCTGAACCACAgcctgaggaagaggagcgtcCTGCTGGAGTGGGATCCACCGAATACAGACGCAGCATTTTCATCATGTAAGGCGACCAATCAGGAGAGTCCTGAGGAAGGTCGTCCTGAGGAGTAG